The following proteins are co-located in the Pseudomonas sp. ATCC 13867 genome:
- the atpA gene encoding F0F1 ATP synthase subunit alpha, whose protein sequence is MQQLNPSEISEIIKGRIEKLDVASQARNEGTIVSVSDGIVRIFGLADVMYGEMIEFPGGVYGMALNLEQDSVGAVVLGEYQDLKEGMNAKCTGRILEVPVGPELLGRVVDALGNPIDGKGPIDAKLTDAVEKVAPGVIWRKSVDQPVQTGYKSVDAMIPVGRGQRELIIGDRQIGKTALAVDAIINQKDSGIRCVYVAIGQKQSTIANVVRKLEENGALANTIVVVASASESAALQYLAPYSGCTMGEYFRDRGEDALIVYDDLSKQAVAYRQISLLLRRPPGREAYPGDVFYLHSRLLERASRVSEEYVEKFTNGEVKGKTGSLTALPIIETQAGDVSAFVPTNVISITDGQIFLETSMFNSGIRPAVNAGISVSRVGGAAQTKIIKKLSGGIRTALAQYRELAAFAQFASDLDDATRKQLEHGQRVTELMKQKQYAPMSIAEMSLSLYAAERGFLQDIEIAKVGAFEQALIAFFQREHAALLAKINEKGDFNDEIDAGIKAGIEKFKATQTW, encoded by the coding sequence TCATGTACGGCGAGATGATCGAATTCCCGGGCGGCGTCTACGGTATGGCGCTGAACCTGGAGCAAGACTCCGTCGGTGCTGTGGTACTGGGTGAATACCAGGACCTCAAAGAAGGCATGAACGCCAAGTGCACCGGCCGCATCCTGGAAGTACCGGTTGGTCCGGAACTGCTGGGTCGCGTCGTCGATGCCCTGGGTAACCCGATCGATGGCAAAGGCCCGATCGATGCCAAGCTGACCGACGCCGTCGAGAAAGTGGCGCCGGGCGTGATCTGGCGTAAGTCGGTAGACCAGCCGGTTCAGACCGGTTACAAGTCGGTCGACGCCATGATTCCGGTAGGCCGTGGCCAGCGCGAGCTGATCATCGGTGACCGTCAGATCGGTAAGACCGCCCTGGCCGTCGACGCCATCATCAACCAGAAAGACAGCGGCATCCGCTGCGTCTACGTTGCCATCGGTCAGAAGCAATCGACCATCGCCAATGTCGTACGCAAGCTGGAAGAGAACGGTGCCCTGGCCAACACCATCGTGGTCGTTGCCAGCGCCTCCGAATCCGCTGCTCTGCAGTACCTGGCGCCGTACTCCGGCTGCACCATGGGCGAATACTTCCGCGACCGCGGTGAAGACGCCCTGATCGTGTACGACGACCTGTCCAAGCAGGCCGTTGCCTACCGCCAGATCTCCCTGCTGCTGCGCCGTCCGCCGGGCCGTGAAGCCTACCCGGGCGACGTGTTCTATCTCCACAGCCGTCTGCTGGAGCGCGCTTCCCGCGTTTCCGAAGAGTACGTCGAGAAGTTCACCAACGGCGAAGTGAAAGGCAAGACCGGTTCCCTGACCGCCCTGCCGATCATCGAAACCCAGGCCGGTGACGTTTCCGCGTTCGTACCGACCAACGTGATCTCCATCACCGACGGTCAGATCTTCCTGGAAACCTCCATGTTCAACTCGGGTATCCGTCCGGCCGTCAACGCCGGTATCTCGGTATCCCGTGTGGGCGGCGCGGCCCAGACCAAGATCATCAAGAAGCTGTCCGGCGGCATCCGTACCGCGCTGGCCCAGTACCGTGAACTGGCGGCCTTCGCCCAGTTCGCCTCGGACCTGGACGACGCGACCCGCAAGCAGCTCGAGCATGGTCAGCGCGTTACCGAGCTGATGAAGCAGAAGCAGTACGCGCCGATGTCCATCGCCGAGATGTCGCTGTCCCTGTATGCCGCCGAGCGTGGCTTCCTGCAGGACATCGAGATCGCCAAAGTGGGCGCCTTCGAACAGGCGTTGATCGCCTTCTTCCAGCGCGAGCATGCTGCTCTGCTGGCGAAGATCAACGAGAAGGGTGACTTCAACGACGAAATCGACGCAGGCATCAAGGCCGGCATCGAGAAGTTCAAGGCCACCCAAACCTGGTAA